In Candidatus Palauibacter soopunensis, the sequence CCGCGCCAACGGTCCGACCTTCGACCGGGCCCCCGTGCCGTGGCTGGGGTCCGCGACGACCGGGAGGTGCGACAACTCGTGGATCGTCACGATGGCGGTGAGGTCGAAGAGGTTCCGCGCGTGCGTGTCGAAGTTGCGGACGCCGCGCTCGCACAGCATCACCCGCGATTCACCCTCGGCGACGATGTACTCCGCCGCGAGCAGCAACTCCTTGATCGTCGCGGACATCCCCCGCTTGAGGAGCACCGGTTTGCCGGCGCGGCCCGCCGCCCGCAGCAGGGAGTAGTTCTGCATGTTCCGCGCGCCGATCTGGATGACATCGGCGTATTCCGCGACGAGGCCCATGCTCTCCGTGTCCAGCGCCTCGGTGACGACCGCGAGGCCCGTCTCCTCCCGCGCGCGGGCGAGCAACTGCAACCCCTCTTCGCCCAGCCCCTGGAAGGAATAGGGCGAGGTCCGCGGCTTGAAGGCTCCGCCGCGCAGCACGGTCGCCCCGGCTTCCGCGACCCGGTGGGCGGTCTCCAGAATCTGCTCGCGCGATTCCACGGAGCACGGACCGGCCATGACGACGACATCCTTTTCGCCGATCCGCACGCCGTTGGACAACTCGATGACCGTGTTCTCGGGCCACCATTCCCGGCTGACCTGCTTGTACGGCGGCGACACGTGGATGACGCGGAGCACGCCATCGATCCCCACGAGCCGGCTCTCCTCGACGCGTCCATCGTTGCCGACCAGACCCACGGTCGTGCGCTGGGCGCCGGGCATGGGCCGGGCCCGATATCCCATATCTTCGATCGCGCGGACCACGTCCTCGACCTGCCCGTCCGTGGCGCCGTGCTTCATGACCACCAGCATCGTTCCCCCTGTGAGTGACTCTCGCCCGCAACGCGCGCGACGGCGCGGCGGGGCCGTGACTCTCCGGTCCGCTCCCCGCGGCGCCGGCAGGAGCAGGATACTCCACTGGCGTCACCCGTTCGTCAACGAGACCCGGAGTCCCTCCGTGGCGACGCGCGTAGCGCCGGCGTATCCGGCCTCGGCCACGAGACGGGGAACGTCGTGGCCTGTTCGGAGGTGCGGGTAGACGTGCGTGAGCACGAGAAGACGCGGGCACGCGGCGGCCGCCAACTCGGCGACGCGGGCGGGCGACAGGTGGTTGTCCGTCGCCTGCGCGTCGGGGAGCGAGCACTCGCAGACGAGGGCGCTCACGCCACGCATGAACGAGCCCAGTTCCGTGGACGGCCCCGTGTCGCCCGTGTACCCGAAGCTGAACGACTCGCCGTCGAGCCGCCACGCCACGCTCTCGTCGGTGTGCGGCGTCTTGTGGGCTTCGAGCCGCGGACCTCCACTCAGATCGCGGGCCTCGCCCGGCGAGAGTTCCTCGATGAGGACGGAGAAACCGGGATTCAGGACGAAGTCGCCATAGGCCCCCGCAAGCTTCTCGAAGAACCGGCGCGTGCCCGCGGGGCCCCACACCGTGAGCGGCCGGCCGCGGGGCCGGGGGAGGCCGTGTTTCAGCGCGAAGAAGAGTCCCGGCAGCGCGCCGACGTGATCCGCGTGAAAGTGGGTGATCGCAAGGTCGGTGATCTTCCCCCAGGGCAGACCGAGCCGGGCAAGCGCCTGCAGCGCTCCGGGACCGCAGTCGAAGAGGACGCGTGTGCGCGCCGCGGATTCCGTGCCCGGGGACGAGATCCAGTAGGAGGAGGCCGCCCGGTCCGCTTCGGGGACGACCGTCCCGCACCCGACGACGGTGAGTTCCGCTTCGCTCACGCCACCTGCGTGGCGGAGTTGAACTCCACGCCGACGATCGAGGAGACGCCCGCCTCCTGCATCGTCACGCCGTAGATCCAGTCGGCGTTCTCGATGGTCCGCGGATTGTGCGTGATGACGATGAAC encodes:
- the aroF gene encoding 3-deoxy-7-phosphoheptulonate synthase translates to MLVVMKHGATDGQVEDVVRAIEDMGYRARPMPGAQRTTVGLVGNDGRVEESRLVGIDGVLRVIHVSPPYKQVSREWWPENTVIELSNGVRIGEKDVVVMAGPCSVESREQILETAHRVAEAGATVLRGGAFKPRTSPYSFQGLGEEGLQLLARAREETGLAVVTEALDTESMGLVAEYADVIQIGARNMQNYSLLRAAGRAGKPVLLKRGMSATIKELLLAAEYIVAEGESRVMLCERGVRNFDTHARNLFDLTAIVTIHELSHLPVVADPSHGTGARSKVGPLARAAVAAGADALILEVHPDPPTAASDGQQSLTLDQFDALMAELHPIANAIGRRIARAPVPAHG
- a CDS encoding ribonuclease Z, producing the protein MSEAELTVVGCGTVVPEADRAASSYWISSPGTESAARTRVLFDCGPGALQALARLGLPWGKITDLAITHFHADHVGALPGLFFALKHGLPRPRGRPLTVWGPAGTRRFFEKLAGAYGDFVLNPGFSVLIEELSPGEARDLSGGPRLEAHKTPHTDESVAWRLDGESFSFGYTGDTGPSTELGSFMRGVSALVCECSLPDAQATDNHLSPARVAELAAAACPRLLVLTHVYPHLRTGHDVPRLVAEAGYAGATRVATEGLRVSLTNG